The genomic region GCCCGAGATGAGGATGTGCGCTCAGTCGGCTTTGATGAAGGAGCGAAGCCGTTGGAGTGGGTGGAAGATTTTGCGGAACGCGGGATCGAGGTGATCCGGGATGTACTGCGCGAGGAGGCGACTGAGGTGCTTTGGGACTACCGCGAGCGCGGTGGGGAGATTTATTGAGAGGGTATGGAGAAAGAAAAAAGCCCATGCCCAGAATAGAGCACGGACTTTGTTGAGGTGTATTTCCTGTATAAACGCTGTATCGGAGTTTAGCGACGGCGACGCATGAGTAGGCCGAGTCCTGCCAGGCCGATAAGGGCTGTGGAGCTGGGCTCTGGTACGGCTATTACATCACCTTCGATGACGATGCCTCCATTGCCCTCGGATACGAGCAACCACTGCATTTCAGCGTTACCTTCGGTGTAGGCAAACTGGATGGACTTGGAGCTGGATGTCAGGTCTGTGATGCTGTTCCAAGTGTAGGTGTTGTTTCCGCTACCCGGGGTGCTGGATTGGGTGCCTTGGCTGACGCCGTCCACAAAAAGTTCGATCTCCAGGAAGCCATTGCCCGCAGCGCCGTTGGCGAATTGGTAGGACCCAAGAGTGATGGTGGTGATGTCGAATGTTGAGGTGCCGTCGGAGGCGAAATCGATCTGTGGCTGGTAGGTGTTAGTAGCAGGATTGAGACCGCTGAAGCCCCAAGTCCAAGTGTTGTTGTTGCCGCCGTCAGCGAAACCGCCGTCCGGATCAATGGAGTGGCTGACAATGACCGCATCCACCACTGGGGTGTCCCAAGTGCTCGTGTTGGTCGGGTTGTATTCGAGTAGCACTGCAGCTTGGCTGGCGAGCGTGCTCGCAGCAAGAGCTGTGAGAGTAAGTACGAATTTCATGTTTTTATTCCTTGCAGGTGGTTGTGTTTATGGCGTGCAAATAATGGGTGGCACGCTTCAACAAGTCGTATCGCTTCAGGAGTATGGTTTTCAAATTTCTGACATCACTTTTTTCTGGTATGTCTACCGTTCCAGATTTCTCTCGACCTACTTAAAATAAGATCTTAGTCTGGTGGTGTGGATACCCCTCTTCAACGGATTACCTTGGCGCGTCAGTTGGCAGATCAGCTTGAAAAGTCGATTAAGGATAGGATGTGGATTGGTAGATTACCTGGCACACGTGTGCTGGCTGGTCATTACCATGTGCACCGGGATACGGTGGATGCTGCTATTGCGATATTGGAGGCGAGTGGTGTGGTGGAGGCGGCTGAGCCTCGTCGGGCAAGAAGGATTCTATGGGGTGCTGGATCAGGGGAGAGAGAAAAGAAGGAAGGTAAAAAGCGTCTGCTATTGATACATAGAGGGCTATTTGTTGCTGATCGCGAGGATCTACTCATTTTACAACGGATGGATGGGCTGTGGAGATCCCGCTATGGTGAAGTGGTTTGGGAGCAGGTGGACTATCTAGCTGGCCAGACTCCGGAGAAGCGATTGGCAGCCTTGGTAAAAAAGCATTCGGTTAATGCTATACTACTTCATGTTCCACCGGTCACCTGGAGTCGTGCTGCAGCCGAATTGTTACCGACGTACTGCTGTGGAGGAAGTTCACCGGATGAGAAGTCCATATCACTTTCTGCGTATCATGCGCACGAGCAGTTGAAGTTGGTACTACGTCGGTTGGTAGGTTTGGGGCACAGAAGGATATTGGTGCCGACACTAGATATTAAAGGGGACTTTGCAAAAGTGGCAGTACAGGCTTTGAAGGAAGAGCTGCCTGGCCCACCTGTGCAGGGTACTTACGAGGATCTGTGTCCAGCATGTCTGGTGATGGATTCGGGGTCTTGGTTCGAGTATTGGAAGAGGGAACTTAATCGTACACAAGCCACATCCGTAGTGTTGTGGTCGACAAGGCATTTACTCTCTCTCTATAGCTACTGCTTTCAATACCAAATAGCTATTCCAAGGCAGCTCTCAGTAGTGCTTTTTAGCTACGATGAGCATATGGAGTGGCTGCGCCCTCAGCCAGTAATGTTCCGCTACCCTAACAATAAGGCAGTCAGGCATTTTGAGAGGTGGATAGATAAGGGGCTATCCCCAATAGGTTCGCGCTTCTTTGATTTAGAAATGATACCGGGCCAGTCGATCGCTAAGGTGGAGATTTAAGGGCAGCCTAGCCCACTTCGTTGCGGAAGGCTTTGGGGGTCATGGAGGTGGTTTGCTTGAACTGGCGGGAGAAGGCGGACTGGTCCGAGTAGCCGCAGTCGAGTGCGATGTCTGCGATGGATTTACCGGTGCAGCGCAAGAGGTTGCAGGCCTTTTCAATCCGGGTCTGGGTGATGAACTGACCAGCGGATATCTGGTAGAGATTGCGGATGCGCTGGTCGAGCTGGTATACGGAGAGGTCCACCATTTCAGCGAGCTCCGGCAGGCGTAGTGGTTGGTCCACGTTGTTACGGATGTAGACGATGACTTTCTGCAGGGTGGCGAGGTCATCACGCTGCTCTGAGGGGGAGTGGATGTCCCGGGAAATACCTGATACTCCAATGATTTTGCGATCCGAGTTAAAAATCGGTTCCTTGTAGGTGAGGCACCAGCCGTGCTTGCCATTCGGGTAGAGGTGGAGTTCCAGCCGGCCATGGATGCCGGCACCCGTGTGGATGATATTTTGGTCCTGTGTGGAGAAGCCTTCACCGAGCGGATCCGGGAAGACATCGACCGCTTTCTTGCCGATGATGTCTTCTTTGTTCTCGAGTCCGAGACGCTTAAGAAGTGTCTTGTTCACTGCGATGTAGCGGCCTTCTGTGTCTTTGATGAAGTAGACGATGTCCGGTACGTGGTCGAACAGAGTCACCCCTGTCAGAGGGTGGTCGAGTTGGGCAAAGAATTCTCTCGGAGTCATAGCGAAGCTATGCGGATTTTACGGGATTCCCTGAGTATTTCTACAAGAATCGTTCTGCTATCTTTATAGGGCATGAATAAAACAGGATACCAGACGCTCAAAATCGTTGATTCCCACACCGGTGGTGAACCGACTCGCGTCGTTGTTGAGGGGTGTCCAGATCTCGGGAAAGGGGATCTGGCGGCTCGTCGTGATGTGATGCGCAATGAGCATGACTGGGTGAGGACATCCGTATTGCTGGAGCCAAGGGGCTTCGAGGCGATGGTGGGTGCGGTTCTTGTGGAACCTCATGCTGAGGATTGTGTGGCTGGAGTGATTTTCTTCAACAATGCCGGCTACCTGAACATGTGCATTCACGGCACGATCGGTCTGGCCAAGACGCTCAAGCATCTCGGTGTAATTGAGTCTGGCTCTCACCGTATTGACACGGTGGTGGGGGTAGTGACGATCCATCTGAATGAGGACGGCAGTGTGTCTGTGGACAATGTGCCCAGCTATCTGATGCAGGAGAACGTGGAGATCGAGGTTCCTGTCTACGGTACGGTGACTGGCGACATCGCCTGGGGTGGCAATTGGTTCTTCCTGATTGATGGTCAGGGGCCTGAGGTTAAGTACGAGAATATCGACCAGTTGACCGATTTTACGTTGCGTGTGGGGGAAACACTGGCTCTGCAGGGAATCACAGGCGAGAATGGTATGGAGATCGACCACGTGGAGGTTTTCGGCCCGCCGGTCAATGATGAGGCTGATAGCCGCAACTTCGTGATGTGCCCGGGAGGCGAGTATGACCGCTCACCCTGTGGTACGGGAACTTCTGCCAAACTGGCGACGCTTTACGGCAAGGGCAAGCTCAAGGAAGGCGAGACCTGGAGACAGGCAAGCGTGCTGAACACGGTATTCACCGGCAAGGTCAAAGCGACCGGTGAAGGGAATGCTGTGATACCAACCGTCACCGGACGTGCCTGGATCAATGGCGAGTGCACGGTCATCCTGGATCCAGAAGATCCTTTTGCACACGGAATTTTTAACGATAGTATTCAATAGTAACCATTCACTTCTAGAACCTAGAAACTAACAAAAAGAGACATGTCATTAACTGGTCAATCATTCATCGGATTTTCAAGAGGTGCAGGTAGCGAGACTTGCGGTTCCGCCATCAACCCTGCAACAGGCGAGGCGCTGACACCTAACACCATCGGGGCGACAGATGCTGAAGTGCAGCAGGCGCTTGAGCTAGCAGCGAGTGCATTCCAAGTTTACCGCGAAAAGAGCGGTGCTGAGAAAGCGGCATTCCTGCGCGCCATCGCAGACAATATCGAGGCTGTAGTCGATACCATCGCGGAGCGTGGTCCACAGGAGACAGGCCTTCCTGAAGCACGTATGCGTGGTGAAAGTGGCCGTACCATGGGGCAGCTGAGAATGTTTGCTGCCCTCGTGGAAGAAGGTTCCTGGGTTGATGCCCGTATCGAAAACGCACAGCCAGACCGTCAGCCGCTTCCTAAGGTAGACCTTCGCTCGATGCTTCGCCCGCTCGGACCAGTCGCTGTTTTCGCAGCTTCTAACTTCCCATTGGCATTCTCTGTGGCAGGTGGTGACACCGCTTCAGCGCTGGCTGCAGGTTGCCCGGTGGTGGTAAAGGCTCACTCTTCTCATCCGGGACTCTCTGAGATCGTGGCTGAAGCTGTCGTCAAGGCGGCTCAGGAGACAGGCATGCCTGAGGGGGTGTTCTCCATGGTCTTCGGCGGTGGCCGTACCGTGGGTCAGGCTCTGGTAAAGGCGCCACAGATCAAGGCGGTTGGCTTCACTGGTTCTCTGGCTGGTGGGCGCGCGCTGATGGATATCGCTGCGCAGCGTGAAGAGCCAATCCCAGTGTATGCTGAAATGAGCGCGATCAATCCGGTTGTCGTTCTCAACAGCGCGCTTGGGGAATCCAGCGAAGCTCTGGCTGAGGCTGCTTACGGTTCACTGACCATGGGTGTTGGTCAGTTCTGTACCAACCCAGGTTTGTTCTTCATTCCAGCGGTTGAGTCCGATGCCTTTGCTCACAAGCTTGCCGAACTTACAGCAGCGGGCGCTACTGGCACCATGCTCAACGAGGGTATCTGCCAGGCATACCGCGACGGCATTGCTGCATTGCAGGGGCAATCTGCAGTTGACCAGCTGGCACTGGTTCCAAGCGAAGCTACAGGCCAGGGCGGTCCTGCAGTATTCCGTACCACTGCGGCTGAGTTCCTCAAGAACGAGGCGCTCACCAATGAGGTCTTCGGTCCTGCTACCTTGCTTGTTACTTACCATAGTGAGGCTGAGCTGCTTGAGCTTTGCAGATCGATCGAAGGTCAGTTGACTGCTTCCGTGCACGGATCAGCAGAAGACTTCGAAGGTGCTGGTGAAATGATCCAGATTCTTGAGCAGAAAGCTGGTCGTCTCATCTTCAATGGATTCCCGACTGGCGTAGAAGTATGCCACTCCATGGTGCATGGTGGTCCATTCCCATCGACGTCCGATGGCCGCTCTACATCCGTAGGTTCCATGGCGATCTTCCGTTTTGCCCGTGCTGTTTCCTACCAGAGCTTCCCGCAGGCGGCACTTCCTGCTGAGCTGCGTGATGACAACACCCTCGATATCTTCCGTATGGTGGATGGTGTGCAGGGTAAGCACTAATTCAAGTTTCACTCACTAAAACTAACTGGCAAAAGGGTCCCTTCGGGGGCCCTTTTTTCTTTAAGAGAGTGGAACTTGGTGACGTAAAAATGCCAGCAAGCATGCGATATCGCCAGCAGCTATCCATGGTGTCAATGACTTGTGTGGGTATAAGTGACGAACCAGACATGGCAACATTATGAAACTCACTCTAGCTCTTCACTCTCTCACTTTGACGGCATCACTCGCGCTTCCCGCGGCTTTGATGGCATCCGGCCCAGGTACGACCAATGACTTCGGTGGTCGGCGGGTATTGTACATTGGTATCGATGGAGTCAGGCCAGATGCTTTGCAGGCGGCGAATACGCCAAATATGGATGCCTTAGCAGCGGAGGGGGTGATTACCTACAATGCCTTTTCGGGGGGAGTTCTCGGGACATCCAGTCAACAGTCGACTTACAGTGGTCCCGGGTGGTCGAGTTTGCTAACAGGTGTCTGGACGGACAAGCATAAGGTGACGAACAACTCGTTCACAGGGCATGATTTCCAGAACTATCCGCACTTCTTTAGAAGGATCAAGGAGAAGGTGCCTACGGCTCATGTGAGCAGCATCATTCACTGGAGCCCGATCGATACGGTCATCGTGGAAGGTTCGAAGGATGGTGGAGTAGAGTTTGCGGATTTTCGTAGTAATCAGTCGACCGATACCGGGGTCGCCAATGTGGCGGCGGCTCAGTTAGGCTCGAGTGATCCTGATGTGATGTTCTTGCATTTTGATGAAGTGGACTACGCGGGCCATGGCTACGGCTACAGCACGAGCGTGCCAGAGTATCTCTCTGCCATTGAAGGTGTGGATGGTTATATCGGTACGGTGCTGACGGCACTGCAAAACAGACCTCAGTATGCGCAGGAGGACTGGCTGGTGATTGTCAGTACTGATCATGGTGGTACAGGCACGGGGCACGGAGGGCAGACGAGTGGTGAGCGTACGATCTTTATGCTGGTGAGTGGTGGGGCTACGGAGAATGGCGTGGTTTCGACAGAGTCGCCAGGGCAGCCAGCGGCTCCAGCTACGGCAATGAAGCATCTTGGTATCACTCTTGATCCATCTTGGGGATGGGAAGAGGATGCGTTTGGTTTGCCCGCTCCGCGTTTTGATGCGGAGGTAGCTGGAGACTATGCGTTGCTTCATTGGGATCTCCCAGAAGGAGGATTGAGTGGTCTAACCGGCTTTGAGCTGCTTAGGGATGGTGTGAGTATCGCGACTTTGGGGCTTGAGGTGAGGAGTTACACGGATAGTCCAGTTGTGCCAGCGAGTGGAGGTGTGCAGTACTCTTATAGCCTTCGTTTCTCAGGGAGCAGTGAGCCTGATCAGAGCGAACAGCTTACATTGGGAACGGGGGATAATGTATCTGATCTTGAGATGTACCTGACCTTTGACGAGGTGACTGAGGATGCATCAGGCAAGGGGCATCACGCTACAGCAGTGGGTGCACCCTCCTATGTGGATGGTGTGAGTGGTAAAGCGGCTGTGTTAGATAGTGGTCGGTATTTTACAGTTCCTCAGACGGGAGGTTTGCTCTTTGGGTCGACTATGGATTTTACGGTTTCCTTCTGGATGAAGAGCAGCGGCCAGTGGTCTGGAGATCCTTCGTTTGTCTCGAACAAGGATTGGGATTCTGGTGCCAACCAAGGCTGGATAGTGGCTGGTCAGGCTAATGGCCCGGCCTGGCAGTGGAATTTAAAAGGAGACGCTGCATCACGAAGGGATTTTGACAATGGTGGGCTGGTACAGGACGGCAAGTGGCACCACATCCTTGTCAGCCATGATCGGGATGGAAGCGCGTCCTTCTATCAGGATGGTGAATTGATCGGCTCGGTCAATATCGCCAATGATGGCAGCGTAGATACTGGATTTCCACTGGTTATCGGTAGAGATGGTGAGCTGGACTATGGCTTTAATCAGGAGCTCTACATTGATGAGGTGAAGATCTGGAGGCGTGCTCTCAGTGAAATCGATGTGAAAGCGGAAGTGGCTGGCCGCAGCGAATACTTTGTCTGGCAAGAAGATCAGTTCAGCGAGGCTCAACTCGTGGATCCTCAGGTCAGCGGAAATGATGCGGATCCAGATCTCGATGGAATGAATAATGCGCTAGAGTTTGCATTGGGGCGCAATCCACTGGTTGTGGATGCGGCCACAGTGTTACAACTGGAGCAGGTTGATGGTGAATGGATCGTGAGTTGGCCACAGAGAAGTGGCGGCACTGGCATAATCGGAGTGGATTACCAGGTATCTGGCATAGCTTATCAATTGGAGGCATCGGCGTCACTTGGTGGCTGGCAGTCTGGAGCTTCAGTCATTCACCCACATGGTGGCCCGAGATACCTTCAGCCCGGTTGGCACAAGGCCAGCGCGAAGTTGCTCACGCCTTCTTCAGAAGACT from Rubritalea squalenifaciens DSM 18772 harbors:
- a CDS encoding proline racemase family protein, which codes for MNKTGYQTLKIVDSHTGGEPTRVVVEGCPDLGKGDLAARRDVMRNEHDWVRTSVLLEPRGFEAMVGAVLVEPHAEDCVAGVIFFNNAGYLNMCIHGTIGLAKTLKHLGVIESGSHRIDTVVGVVTIHLNEDGSVSVDNVPSYLMQENVEIEVPVYGTVTGDIAWGGNWFFLIDGQGPEVKYENIDQLTDFTLRVGETLALQGITGENGMEIDHVEVFGPPVNDEADSRNFVMCPGGEYDRSPCGTGTSAKLATLYGKGKLKEGETWRQASVLNTVFTGKVKATGEGNAVIPTVTGRAWINGECTVILDPEDPFAHGIFNDSIQ
- a CDS encoding GntR family transcriptional regulator; the encoded protein is MDTPLQRITLARQLADQLEKSIKDRMWIGRLPGTRVLAGHYHVHRDTVDAAIAILEASGVVEAAEPRRARRILWGAGSGEREKKEGKKRLLLIHRGLFVADREDLLILQRMDGLWRSRYGEVVWEQVDYLAGQTPEKRLAALVKKHSVNAILLHVPPVTWSRAAAELLPTYCCGGSSPDEKSISLSAYHAHEQLKLVLRRLVGLGHRRILVPTLDIKGDFAKVAVQALKEELPGPPVQGTYEDLCPACLVMDSGSWFEYWKRELNRTQATSVVLWSTRHLLSLYSYCFQYQIAIPRQLSVVLFSYDEHMEWLRPQPVMFRYPNNKAVRHFERWIDKGLSPIGSRFFDLEMIPGQSIAKVEI
- a CDS encoding LamG-like jellyroll fold domain-containing protein, with product MKLTLALHSLTLTASLALPAALMASGPGTTNDFGGRRVLYIGIDGVRPDALQAANTPNMDALAAEGVITYNAFSGGVLGTSSQQSTYSGPGWSSLLTGVWTDKHKVTNNSFTGHDFQNYPHFFRRIKEKVPTAHVSSIIHWSPIDTVIVEGSKDGGVEFADFRSNQSTDTGVANVAAAQLGSSDPDVMFLHFDEVDYAGHGYGYSTSVPEYLSAIEGVDGYIGTVLTALQNRPQYAQEDWLVIVSTDHGGTGTGHGGQTSGERTIFMLVSGGATENGVVSTESPGQPAAPATAMKHLGITLDPSWGWEEDAFGLPAPRFDAEVAGDYALLHWDLPEGGLSGLTGFELLRDGVSIATLGLEVRSYTDSPVVPASGGVQYSYSLRFSGSSEPDQSEQLTLGTGDNVSDLEMYLTFDEVTEDASGKGHHATAVGAPSYVDGVSGKAAVLDSGRYFTVPQTGGLLFGSTMDFTVSFWMKSSGQWSGDPSFVSNKDWDSGANQGWIVAGQANGPAWQWNLKGDAASRRDFDNGGLVQDGKWHHILVSHDRDGSASFYQDGELIGSVNIANDGSVDTGFPLVIGRDGELDYGFNQELYIDEVKIWRRALSEIDVKAEVAGRSEYFVWQEDQFSEAQLVDPQVSGNDADPDLDGMNNALEFALGRNPLVVDAATVLQLEQVDGEWIVSWPQRSGGTGIIGVDYQVSGIAYQLEASASLGGWQSGASVIHPHGGPRYLQPGWHKASAKLLTPSSEDSYFYQLKVDK
- a CDS encoding AraC family transcriptional regulator is translated as MTPREFFAQLDHPLTGVTLFDHVPDIVYFIKDTEGRYIAVNKTLLKRLGLENKEDIIGKKAVDVFPDPLGEGFSTQDQNIIHTGAGIHGRLELHLYPNGKHGWCLTYKEPIFNSDRKIIGVSGISRDIHSPSEQRDDLATLQKVIVYIRNNVDQPLRLPELAEMVDLSVYQLDQRIRNLYQISAGQFITQTRIEKACNLLRCTGKSIADIALDCGYSDQSAFSRQFKQTTSMTPKAFRNEVG
- a CDS encoding PEP-CTERM sorting domain-containing protein; this encodes MKFVLTLTALAASTLASQAAVLLEYNPTNTSTWDTPVVDAVIVSHSIDPDGGFADGGNNNTWTWGFSGLNPATNTYQPQIDFASDGTSTFDITTITLGSYQFANGAAGNGFLEIELFVDGVSQGTQSSTPGSGNNTYTWNSITDLTSSSKSIQFAYTEGNAEMQWLLVSEGNGGIVIEGDVIAVPEPSSTALIGLAGLGLLMRRRR
- a CDS encoding aldehyde dehydrogenase (NADP(+)), with amino-acid sequence MSLTGQSFIGFSRGAGSETCGSAINPATGEALTPNTIGATDAEVQQALELAASAFQVYREKSGAEKAAFLRAIADNIEAVVDTIAERGPQETGLPEARMRGESGRTMGQLRMFAALVEEGSWVDARIENAQPDRQPLPKVDLRSMLRPLGPVAVFAASNFPLAFSVAGGDTASALAAGCPVVVKAHSSHPGLSEIVAEAVVKAAQETGMPEGVFSMVFGGGRTVGQALVKAPQIKAVGFTGSLAGGRALMDIAAQREEPIPVYAEMSAINPVVVLNSALGESSEALAEAAYGSLTMGVGQFCTNPGLFFIPAVESDAFAHKLAELTAAGATGTMLNEGICQAYRDGIAALQGQSAVDQLALVPSEATGQGGPAVFRTTAAEFLKNEALTNEVFGPATLLVTYHSEAELLELCRSIEGQLTASVHGSAEDFEGAGEMIQILEQKAGRLIFNGFPTGVEVCHSMVHGGPFPSTSDGRSTSVGSMAIFRFARAVSYQSFPQAALPAELRDDNTLDIFRMVDGVQGKH